The following are encoded together in the Arthrobacter sp. Y-9 genome:
- a CDS encoding M23 family metallopeptidase — protein MNVAGPTQRALAKAARLRFPYDGDQCRKAVRRTVGASAVVALLLGFGLTPSQADNLDDQQQALQNRANQVQSSLEFLDGKIAKSAADLTLFQGRLPGAQKALADAQGRVAAAASEAQSLAVRVDAAQQSKAKLAQEMSQDKAKSSETKKLIGQIATQAYKSGGVPNDLTLFFGATDTEKLVSSMDLADQALRTQNAAMEKLNQQSAVNVNQSARLAAVEQEIADLKAQADAALAREQSARDEAARQKAAVDKLVSDTTRLNKELEASKPAIQAQLAKVNQAQDQVAAQIKARDERLRQEWLAEQRRKAEEAAAAAAAEAARQGQAQPPAQPPYVPPAPGPISSFGIRAPFDGNPPITSGWGWRAVPPGTIDFWGTGGYMHTGVDFGVGCGTPVHAAASGTVTLAGWITTGGGWTVQVSHGVVQGNALTTVNYHNSSVVVSAGQHVEQGQVIAYSGSSGNSTGCHAHFETWVNGSPVDPMTML, from the coding sequence ATGAACGTTGCAGGACCGACTCAGAGGGCTCTCGCGAAGGCTGCGCGGCTCCGTTTCCCGTACGACGGCGACCAGTGCCGCAAGGCCGTGCGCCGCACCGTGGGCGCCTCCGCCGTCGTCGCGCTCCTGCTGGGCTTCGGCCTCACGCCGAGCCAGGCCGACAACCTGGACGATCAGCAGCAGGCGCTCCAGAACCGCGCGAACCAGGTGCAGTCCTCGCTCGAGTTCCTGGACGGCAAGATCGCCAAGTCCGCGGCCGACCTGACCCTGTTCCAGGGCCGGTTGCCGGGGGCGCAGAAGGCTCTGGCCGACGCTCAGGGGCGGGTCGCGGCGGCTGCGTCCGAGGCCCAGTCCCTGGCCGTGCGTGTCGACGCGGCTCAGCAGAGCAAGGCGAAGCTGGCGCAGGAGATGAGCCAGGACAAAGCGAAGTCCAGCGAGACCAAGAAGCTGATCGGGCAGATCGCCACGCAGGCCTACAAGTCGGGTGGCGTGCCCAACGACCTCACGCTGTTCTTCGGCGCCACGGACACGGAGAAGCTGGTCAGCAGCATGGACCTGGCTGATCAGGCGCTGCGCACGCAGAACGCCGCGATGGAGAAGCTCAACCAGCAGAGCGCCGTCAACGTCAACCAGTCCGCGCGCCTCGCCGCCGTCGAGCAGGAGATCGCCGACCTCAAGGCGCAGGCGGACGCGGCCCTGGCCCGGGAGCAGTCGGCCCGTGACGAAGCCGCACGTCAGAAGGCGGCGGTGGACAAGCTCGTCTCGGACACGACGCGGCTGAACAAGGAACTTGAAGCCTCCAAGCCGGCGATCCAGGCTCAGTTGGCCAAGGTCAACCAGGCTCAGGACCAGGTGGCCGCTCAGATCAAGGCCCGCGACGAGCGGCTCCGCCAGGAATGGCTCGCCGAGCAGCGTCGCAAGGCCGAGGAGGCCGCCGCGGCTGCCGCCGCCGAGGCCGCACGGCAGGGTCAGGCTCAGCCTCCGGCCCAGCCGCCGTACGTGCCGCCGGCGCCGGGGCCGATCTCCTCGTTCGGGATCCGGGCTCCGTTCGACGGCAACCCGCCCATCACGTCCGGCTGGGGCTGGCGTGCGGTCCCTCCGGGCACGATCGACTTCTGGGGCACCGGCGGTTACATGCACACGGGCGTCGACTTCGGCGTCGGCTGCGGCACCCCCGTGCACGCGGCGGCATCCGGCACGGTGACCCTGGCCGGCTGGATCACCACCGGTGGTGGCTGGACCGTCCAGGTGTCCCACGGCGTCGTGCAGGGCAACGCGCTGACCACGGTGAACTACCACAACAGCTCGGTCGTGGTGTCGGCGGGACAGCACGTCGAACAGGGCCAGGTCATCGCCTATTCGGGTAGCTCCGGCAACTCGACCGGCTGCCACGCCCACTTCGAGACGTGGGTCAACGGCTCCCCGGTGGACCCGATGACCATGCTCTAG
- the ftsX gene encoding permease-like cell division protein FtsX, translating into MRPMFILGEIVNGLRRNLSMFISVVLVTFVSLTFVGAAGMLQMQINQMKGYWYDKVQVAIFLCSPGSTTANCSSGPVTKEQQDNLRKTLDSDAIRQYVNDFQFESQDEAYKHFKEQFANSPIVDSVTPDQLPSSFRVNLKDPEKYKVISETFSAQPGVESVIDQRQILEKLFSAMNTASFVAIGIAAIMIICAALLIATTIRLSAFMRRKETAIMRLVGASKAVIQLPFILEGVIAAVVGALLASGAIWGISHFFLTGYLAEQYKQTAFISDAQTLWLVPGLIALGAVIAGVSSLFTLRKPLNA; encoded by the coding sequence ATGAGGCCCATGTTCATTCTCGGAGAGATCGTCAACGGCCTCCGCCGGAACCTCTCCATGTTCATCTCGGTGGTCCTGGTGACCTTCGTGTCCCTCACCTTCGTGGGCGCCGCCGGGATGCTTCAGATGCAGATCAACCAGATGAAGGGCTACTGGTACGACAAGGTCCAGGTCGCCATCTTCCTCTGCAGCCCCGGCTCCACCACGGCCAACTGCTCCTCCGGCCCGGTGACCAAGGAACAGCAGGACAATCTGCGCAAGACCCTGGATTCGGATGCGATCCGCCAGTACGTCAACGACTTCCAGTTCGAGTCCCAGGACGAGGCGTACAAGCACTTCAAGGAGCAGTTCGCCAATTCGCCGATCGTCGACTCGGTGACCCCGGACCAGCTGCCCTCCTCCTTCCGCGTGAACCTGAAGGACCCCGAGAAGTACAAGGTCATCTCGGAGACCTTCTCCGCCCAGCCCGGCGTGGAGAGCGTGATCGATCAGCGCCAGATCCTGGAGAAGCTCTTCTCTGCCATGAACACGGCCTCGTTCGTCGCCATCGGCATCGCGGCGATCATGATCATCTGTGCGGCGCTGCTGATCGCGACCACCATCAGGCTCTCGGCCTTCATGCGGCGCAAAGAGACTGCCATCATGAGACTGGTGGGAGCGTCCAAGGCGGTGATCCAATTGCCCTTCATCCTCGAAGGCGTGATCGCGGCCGTGGTCGGAGCGCTCCTCGCCTCCGGAGCGATCTGGGGGATCTCGCACTTCTTCCTGACCGGCTACCTTGCCGAGCAGTACAAGCAGACCGCCTTCATCTCGGATGCGCAGACCCTCTGGCTGGTTCCCGGCCTGATCGCTCTGGGCGCCGTGATCGCCGGCGTCTCGTCCCTGTTCACCCTCCGCAAGCCGCTCAACGCCTGA
- the ftsE gene encoding cell division ATP-binding protein FtsE: MIRFENVTKIHDPKARPALDSVSVEIEGGEFVFLVGASGSGKSTFLKMVYREDVATTGSVYVAGHNVSTLSSWRVPKLRRKIGVVFQDFRILPQKNVYQNVAFAMQVIGASRARTKERVTDVLAMVGLEGMEKRMQHELSGGEQQRVAIARAVVNQPDILLADEPTGNLDPTTSVEITEVLKKINANGTTVVMATHDDDIVDQMRRRVIELTKGKVVRDEAKATYTSLIPKVKTSAGAPETAATTTGEPRA, from the coding sequence ATGATTCGATTCGAAAATGTCACCAAAATCCACGACCCCAAGGCCAGACCCGCGCTCGACTCGGTGAGCGTGGAGATCGAAGGCGGCGAATTCGTCTTCCTCGTGGGCGCTTCCGGGTCCGGCAAGTCGACCTTCCTCAAAATGGTGTACCGCGAAGACGTGGCCACCACGGGATCCGTCTACGTCGCCGGACACAACGTCTCCACCCTCTCCAGCTGGCGCGTGCCCAAGCTGCGCCGGAAGATCGGTGTGGTGTTCCAGGACTTCCGCATCCTGCCGCAGAAGAACGTGTACCAGAACGTCGCTTTCGCCATGCAGGTGATCGGCGCCAGCCGTGCCCGCACCAAGGAGCGCGTGACCGACGTGCTCGCGATGGTGGGCCTGGAGGGCATGGAGAAGCGCATGCAGCATGAGCTCTCCGGTGGTGAGCAGCAGCGCGTGGCGATCGCCCGCGCCGTCGTCAATCAGCCGGACATCCTGCTGGCCGACGAGCCCACCGGTAACCTCGACCCGACCACGAGTGTGGAGATCACCGAGGTGCTGAAGAAGATCAACGCCAACGGCACCACCGTGGTGATGGCCACGCACGATGACGACATCGTGGACCAGATGCGCCGCCGCGTCATCGAGCTCACCAAGGGCAAGGTCGTCCGCGACGAGGCCAAGGCCACGTACACGTCCCTCATCCCCAAGGTGAAGACGTCCGCCGGTGCGCCGGAGACCGCCGCCACGACGACGGGGGAGCCGCGCGCATGA
- the prfB gene encoding peptide chain release factor 2 — MAEIDFPAEIRALRATYDSIAQVSDVDSLRRDIAELSEKAGVPDLWDDPAAAQVVTSQLSHRQSELERLTTLAGRIEDLEVLVELGQEAGDEDSLTEAANELASIRASLEQLEVVTLLSGEYDEREAVVTIRSGAGGVDAADFAEMLMRMYLRWAERRGYSTKVMDTSYAEEAGIKSATFEVNAPYAFGTLSVEAGTHRLVRISPFDNQGRRQTSFAAVEVIPLIEQTDSIEIPDNEIRVDVFRSSGPGGQSVNTTDSAVRLTHIPTGIVVSMQNEKSQIQNRAAAMRVLQSRLLLLKKEQEDAEKKALAGDIKASWGDQMRSYVLNPYQMVKDLRTNHEVGNTSAVLDGDIDDFIDAGIRWRADSRKAEA; from the coding sequence ATGGCTGAGATTGATTTTCCTGCAGAGATCCGTGCACTGAGGGCTACCTACGACTCGATCGCACAAGTGTCAGACGTCGATTCCCTGCGCCGGGACATCGCCGAACTCAGCGAAAAGGCAGGCGTCCCCGATCTCTGGGACGACCCGGCCGCCGCTCAGGTGGTGACCTCGCAGCTTTCCCACCGTCAGTCGGAACTCGAACGCCTGACCACACTGGCCGGGCGGATCGAGGACCTGGAGGTCCTGGTCGAACTCGGCCAGGAAGCCGGCGATGAGGACTCTCTGACCGAGGCCGCGAACGAGCTCGCCTCGATCCGTGCCTCCCTCGAGCAGCTCGAGGTCGTCACGCTCCTGTCTGGTGAATACGACGAGCGCGAGGCCGTGGTCACGATCCGTTCCGGCGCCGGTGGAGTGGATGCCGCGGACTTCGCTGAGATGCTCATGCGCATGTACCTCCGCTGGGCCGAACGCCGCGGGTACTCCACGAAGGTCATGGACACCTCCTACGCTGAAGAAGCGGGCATCAAGTCCGCCACGTTCGAGGTCAACGCGCCCTATGCCTTCGGCACCCTCAGCGTGGAGGCCGGCACGCACCGCCTCGTGCGCATCAGCCCCTTCGACAACCAGGGCCGCCGTCAGACGTCCTTCGCCGCCGTCGAAGTCATCCCGCTGATCGAACAGACCGACTCCATCGAGATCCCGGACAACGAGATCCGTGTGGACGTGTTCCGTTCCTCCGGCCCCGGCGGCCAGTCGGTCAACACCACGGACTCCGCCGTCCGCCTGACCCACATCCCCACGGGGATCGTGGTCTCGATGCAGAACGAGAAGTCCCAGATCCAGAACCGCGCAGCCGCCATGCGTGTCCTCCAGTCCCGTCTGCTCCTCCTCAAGAAGGAGCAGGAAGACGCGGAGAAGAAGGCTCTGGCCGGTGACATCAAGGCGTCCTGGGGCGACCAGATGCGGTCCTACGTCCTCAATCCGTACCAGATGGTCAAGGACCTCCGGACCAACCATGAGGTCGGCAACACGAGCGCCGTCCTCGACGGCGACATCGACGATTTCATCGACGCCGGCATCCGCTGGCGCGCCGACAGCCGCAAGGCCGAGGCCTGA
- a CDS encoding GNAT family protein, with protein sequence MLPNEMPRLQHGPVVLRAFESRDAALVQAAASDELIPLITTVPVSGTHEEALAFISRQHDRLFTRTGYSFAIADAVSGEAVGQIGLSLRDIEQGRASTGYWVARAHRGRGYVTAALQALTVWAFELDEVERLQLYVEPWNRASWQAAERCGFQREGLLRSWQQIGGTRKDMYVYSRIRQDPSIPTASS encoded by the coding sequence ATGCTGCCGAACGAGATGCCCCGTCTTCAGCACGGCCCGGTCGTGCTGCGAGCCTTCGAAAGCCGCGACGCTGCGCTGGTGCAGGCGGCCGCGTCCGATGAGCTGATCCCGTTGATCACGACGGTGCCGGTCAGCGGGACGCACGAGGAAGCCCTGGCGTTCATCTCGCGGCAACACGACCGCCTGTTCACCCGCACCGGGTACTCGTTCGCCATCGCGGACGCCGTGTCCGGCGAAGCAGTCGGCCAGATCGGACTGTCGTTGCGGGATATCGAACAGGGGCGTGCGAGCACCGGCTACTGGGTGGCCAGGGCTCACCGGGGCCGGGGATATGTCACCGCAGCCTTGCAGGCGCTCACCGTCTGGGCGTTCGAGCTCGACGAGGTGGAGCGACTCCAGCTGTACGTCGAGCCGTGGAACCGGGCTTCGTGGCAGGCCGCTGAACGCTGTGGGTTCCAGCGCGAGGGACTGCTGCGATCGTGGCAGCAGATCGGGGGAACCCGGAAGGACATGTACGTGTACAGCAGGATCAGACAAGACCCCTCGATACCCACGGCTTCGTCCTGA
- a CDS encoding pilus assembly protein TadG-related protein — protein MSVGDARQVSRSGTRAGSRLATTWGERGSINILTLGYVVIALLAAVVLLDVSSVYLEHKRLLSLADGAASAAADSFDVTGIAGEGPDRAAVRLDDGRVRATATDYLRRSPAASNLDQLAVVGVSGSPDGRSATVKLSAVAHPPLLGVVVPDGITIEAGSTARARLMR, from the coding sequence ATGAGCGTCGGTGACGCCCGGCAGGTCAGCCGATCCGGCACAAGGGCGGGCAGTCGACTGGCGACCACCTGGGGAGAGCGAGGGAGCATCAACATCCTCACCCTCGGCTACGTCGTGATCGCTCTGCTGGCCGCGGTGGTCCTGCTCGATGTCTCCTCGGTGTACCTCGAGCACAAGAGATTGCTGTCCCTGGCCGACGGCGCGGCCTCCGCCGCGGCGGATTCATTCGACGTCACCGGCATCGCGGGGGAGGGGCCGGACCGCGCCGCGGTGCGACTCGACGACGGCAGGGTGCGCGCGACGGCGACGGATTACCTCCGACGCAGCCCGGCGGCGTCGAACCTGGATCAACTGGCGGTGGTGGGTGTTTCCGGCAGTCCCGACGGGCGGAGCGCCACGGTGAAGCTCAGTGCCGTGGCGCACCCACCGCTGCTCGGGGTCGTCGTGCCGGACGGCATCACGATCGAGGCCGGCTCGACGGCGCGTGCCCGGCTGATGCGGTAA
- a CDS encoding TadE/TadG family type IV pilus assembly protein has protein sequence MPSARCTARGRGLERGSAVVDFVLVSGLLTLVFLGVLQLTLILHVRNSLIDAASSGARYGALADRAPEDAVSRARDLISGSVGQGFAQDISVTESREGEVRLITVTVRAPFPVLGLLGPDRELEVSGHAERVE, from the coding sequence GTGCCGTCAGCGCGGTGCACGGCTCGCGGACGTGGTCTGGAGCGGGGTTCGGCGGTGGTCGATTTCGTGCTGGTGTCGGGGCTTCTCACTCTGGTGTTCCTCGGGGTTCTGCAGCTCACCCTGATCCTCCATGTCCGGAACTCGTTGATCGATGCGGCCTCTTCAGGTGCGCGCTATGGAGCGCTCGCCGACCGGGCCCCGGAGGATGCAGTCTCGAGGGCCAGGGATTTGATCTCGGGATCCGTCGGGCAGGGATTCGCGCAGGACATCTCGGTCACGGAGTCCCGGGAAGGCGAGGTCCGGCTGATCACCGTGACCGTGAGGGCACCGTTCCCGGTCCTGGGCCTCCTGGGCCCGGACAGGGAACTGGAAGTGAGCGGTCATGCTGAACGCGTCGAGTGA
- a CDS encoding type II secretion system F family protein, translating to MSPAFVAALCGFLWGCGVWLAVVRLPIMRSTTLTERVAPQLRSQDTSSRLLRSAAHSLTPFGPLERILAPVVRDAGAWLSRFRWGNAALQDRLTRAGSARTPLDFRVVQLLLGAAAFTGILTVSLLGVVAGRVTPVQAVVASLSSAAVAALAQEQWLAQRIRAREAKILREFPGLAEMMALAVGAGMNARGAVERIATIAQGELADEFARTVADARSGTPFLDALRGLARRVRLVPVERFVDGLIVAMERGTPLGDVLRAQAQDVRDAGKRELMESAGRKEIFMMVPVVFGVLPLTVLFAVFPGLAAITLML from the coding sequence ATGAGCCCGGCGTTCGTGGCCGCCCTGTGCGGTTTCCTCTGGGGTTGCGGCGTCTGGCTCGCGGTGGTGCGCCTGCCGATCATGAGGTCCACGACGCTCACCGAACGTGTCGCCCCGCAGCTGCGGTCGCAGGACACGAGTTCGCGGCTGCTCAGGTCCGCGGCGCACTCCCTGACACCCTTCGGCCCGCTGGAGCGGATCCTCGCGCCCGTCGTCCGTGATGCGGGCGCCTGGCTGAGCCGGTTCCGCTGGGGGAATGCCGCGCTGCAGGACCGTCTGACGCGCGCCGGGAGTGCCCGCACCCCTCTGGATTTCCGGGTGGTCCAGCTCCTGCTCGGGGCCGCGGCCTTCACCGGCATTCTCACGGTGAGTCTGCTCGGGGTCGTTGCCGGACGGGTCACTCCTGTGCAGGCGGTCGTCGCCTCCTTGAGCTCAGCGGCGGTCGCGGCACTGGCGCAGGAGCAATGGCTGGCGCAGCGGATCAGGGCGCGGGAGGCGAAAATTCTGCGGGAGTTCCCCGGGCTCGCCGAGATGATGGCACTGGCCGTCGGCGCCGGGATGAACGCTCGTGGCGCCGTGGAGAGGATCGCCACGATCGCGCAGGGTGAACTCGCGGACGAGTTCGCGCGGACGGTGGCCGATGCCCGGTCCGGCACACCCTTCCTTGACGCGCTGCGGGGTCTCGCCCGCCGGGTGCGCCTCGTCCCGGTCGAACGATTCGTGGACGGTCTCATCGTGGCCATGGAGCGAGGCACGCCGCTCGGCGATGTGTTGCGTGCCCAGGCCCAGGACGTCCGCGACGCAGGCAAGCGCGAGCTCATGGAATCCGCCGGCCGCAAGGAGATCTTCATGATGGTGCCGGTCGTGTTCGGTGTGCTGCCGCTGACCGTGCTCTTCGCCGTCTTCCCCGGCCTCGCGGCCATCACGCTGATGCTCTAG
- a CDS encoding type II secretion system F family protein has translation MSAALGLLLGMGVLLIWWSCWPRPERDTTPSRPSRMASALQAAGVERVTPAGLVGSAAALALVTGLALLGLTRSAPIALCFAAFAAWGPWSLVTWRARRRVVALRRAWPDAVDHLRSAIRAGLSLPEGLMQLALKGPEDLRPFFAEFAADYRSGGSFDISLARLKGRLSDPVADRIIEALKLTRDVGGADLGILLSALADFLRDDARTRSELEARQSWTVNAARLAVAAPWLVLLLMSTRHEAISAYSTVQGMAVLAGGLVVSVVCYRVMQRIGALPSDERVLG, from the coding sequence GTCGGCGGCGCTGGGACTCCTGCTCGGCATGGGCGTACTGCTGATCTGGTGGTCCTGCTGGCCGCGGCCCGAACGAGACACGACGCCGTCACGGCCCTCGCGGATGGCCAGTGCGCTTCAAGCGGCAGGGGTGGAGCGGGTGACACCCGCCGGCCTGGTGGGTTCCGCGGCGGCTCTGGCACTGGTCACCGGGCTGGCGCTCCTGGGCCTCACTCGGTCAGCGCCCATCGCCCTGTGCTTCGCCGCGTTCGCCGCCTGGGGGCCGTGGTCACTGGTGACCTGGCGGGCACGACGCCGTGTCGTCGCCCTGCGACGCGCCTGGCCGGACGCGGTGGATCACCTGCGGTCCGCCATCCGCGCCGGGCTCTCGCTGCCGGAAGGGCTGATGCAGCTGGCGCTCAAAGGGCCGGAGGACCTGCGTCCCTTCTTCGCGGAGTTCGCAGCCGACTACCGCTCCGGTGGGAGCTTCGACATCTCCCTCGCGCGCTTGAAGGGTCGTCTGTCCGATCCTGTCGCGGACCGGATCATCGAGGCGCTGAAGCTGACCCGCGACGTCGGGGGAGCGGACCTGGGAATACTGCTCTCCGCCCTGGCCGACTTCCTCAGGGATGATGCGAGGACCCGGAGCGAACTTGAGGCCCGGCAGTCGTGGACCGTCAATGCCGCGCGGCTGGCGGTGGCGGCGCCCTGGCTGGTGCTCCTTCTGATGTCTACCCGGCATGAGGCGATCAGCGCGTACAGCACGGTGCAGGGGATGGCCGTCCTCGCGGGTGGGCTGGTCGTGTCGGTCGTCTGTTACCGGGTCATGCAGCGGATCGGTGCGCTCCCCTCCGACGAGCGGGTCCTCGGATGA